The Epinephelus lanceolatus isolate andai-2023 chromosome 10, ASM4190304v1, whole genome shotgun sequence genomic sequence tttttttgcaaaatagAAAAGGAGGCAGCTGAACTTTTTTCCTTCACCAGTGAGGACATCGTCCAAAGTTAATATTTAGCTTTCAAAAATGTGTCATCAAGATAATATATTGTACCAATGAGTACAATACGATTATTATACGAGCATTAtagctttaattaaaaaaaaaaaagagtaacaACTCAAGTGCCTTGAGAGCAGCAGATTTAGATTGTAGAATTTGTGGCAGTGGCTATTGCAGTGTTTAAATAGGTTGTAACTTAGTGCTGTACAGCCTCACACTGCCATGTTTCACTGTTAACAATGGCTCAATGACCCACACAAGTACAACAGTACAGTAGCAAACACCTTTAAGTAACatcaagaaaacaataaaatgtgccACATTTTTCATACGCTATGTTCATGTTCCATTATCACATTATACGCCATTTTTCATTGTCCTTGTTTACTTTAAAAAGAGTGTTTATATAGACTAATGCTCCATACAGGCTATAGCTGACATCATGTCTGGTGGGATGTGTCCTTTGTcctgttgcttttgttttgatCAGCAGGACTCTGAGGACGAGGAGACGGATGTGGACATGACTCTGAATCTCAATCGGGGTCTTCAGGACCACAGCAGCTTTCAGCCTTACATCCCGGAGGACTTTGCAAACTTTGAGATCTACAACGCCACTCTTGAGAGCCAGGAGGGGTTTCTATCCTCCCGGTCCGACTTGAAGGGAAGCCGGTGTGGAGGTGGGAGCGGGGAGAGAGAGGTGGCTCGAAGCCCCACGGCCAGCAGTTGCACTAGTGGCTACTTTTCACACAGTGCCTCCAACGCTACGCTGTCTGACATGCCTTTCAGTGCCAGTGAGAGCTCTGACCACCTCAGCTGCACCTCCAGAGACCCTCAAGACCCTCTCAGCTGTCCTGCTGGAAGAGGCTGCACCCAAACCAAAGGTGTTCCTGCAGGGAGTGACACCCAGCAGCCTCCTCTCTCTCAGGAGCTGCTCATCCACCCTGCCTCCTCGCCCATCGGTATCCCAAACTGCAGGGACAAGCAGCAAACATTCCCTCTGCCTCACAACTGTGTGCTCAGTGCCAGCCAGGAGTTCACTGACTTTAAAGGGGCTGATGACAATTTTGGAGACAGTGATTTAGCACAATTTACAGAGGGGTGGGAGCAGGCAGGTTTGGCGAAAGAAACACGTGACACTGGCAATCAACACTCCTCTGATGTCTCTGGTATTATCAACACATCTGCTCCTGGAGACACTTCCACTGCTACAAGCAAATGTCCAAATAATACAGACTCTGTTAGTGTAGCTGTGTCCTGCCCTAACATAACTCCAGTTTGCACTTCAGTTAGAGCCACAGTATCTGTGCCTGACAGAGTCTCAGCTCCATCTCCAGCATTGCCATCCCCAGTCACACCTCTGTCTACAACCCTATCCTCTGCCCCGACTCCTCGAGCAGGAGGAGAACCTCCGACCGAGGAGCCGGCGCAGGGAGATCTGCCCCACGGAAGTCCCTGTCCCAGCCCGAACCCCAGCAGCGCAGAGCCGTCAGGAGATTCCAGCGGAGATGAGAGCACGCCTGCAGCTCAGCTTCCTGACTGGATGGCCCCAGGGGAGCAGGTGTGGGtggggaagaggagaggaacagTCCATTATGTTGGAGGGGTGGAGTTTGCTAAGGGGATCTGGATTGGTGTGAAGCTTGACATGGCCGTGGGTGAGTCCCTTTAAGTCATTTGCAAAAGAATTACTTTCTGTTCGTAGAGCCCaacaaatacatatatattattTGACAAGTTCAGTTTGACAAATGTTGAGATCATTTAGAAATTGTCATCACatagtttgtccaccagagagcgCTTTTACATGTTCCACTTTACAGATCTTGGTCACAATTCTCTGTAAACCAAAATTTAAGGAtcgtcattttaaaaaattgtcaGTGTTATGTGTCTAAAAATAGAAATATCAACCACAATATTATCAGACTTGTTTAAATATCAAATTCAGATGTCAGTACCAGCATGACCGGATTAATccacaatggggaaaaaaatctctgtCGGCCCCTACTCACAGGTCTCAGCCTCAAAAGTCGTAAAGTGGTGTGCTTTTTTTCCTCGTGTTTGTCATTTCAAATGTGACAGGCATTTTCGGACTGGAGAAAGTTTTGCGTAGTTCTAGGAGCCATCTTTTATTGTGTTCACACTTATTGTGTTATACAgctttaccttgccgtcagaAAGCCCTTTCCTATGGGGATCTGAAGTTAtcttaaagccaccagactccattgacaaaaacagtcacttTAACTGATAActgtttttttaggtggctaaaataagtCTTGCTGTGGCCCTCACCCACAGGACTACATTGCCTAGCTTCCATGCTTGTAGACTTGGTTTGTCGAAGatgctagcaaagcaacacagtacataaaacaATCACAACAGAAATGTCAGATAGGTCGGACCACCATGTTTAACTATATAGCTTTAAACAttacagttacagctgaaaatgacaacggCAATAAATATGTTTGTCAATTTCACATAGCTCTGCAATTCAAAACAATTGACAGTTGTTGACCCGGAAGTGTTGGCGTGACATCATGGTGATTTCATCTGTGGAATGAAGGTGTTAAACTACAAGTCATCCACATATCATTCTACATATCTGTAATGATTGATCTTCCTGTAGGTAAGCACAACGGGACCGTCCAGGGCAGGGTGTACTTCCGCTGCCCTCCAGGTCACGGTGTGTTTGTGAAGCCGTCTCGTCTCACCAGAGGACCGCCCTCCATGGACACAGAGCCCCAGACTCTCATCAGATAGGACCCAAAGAAGGACCAGCTTTCAACAACAGCAGTGACCCGAGGGTGGTCGTCAGATCCAGTGCCTATGGGTGAACCGCGGGCCGACTTCAGCGTAGCTCTTCTCCTTGTGAGGGAGATGCTGATGTATTCTGTGGGCGTGTCTGCTTTCCTAAAGCATATCTGACCTGTGCATTTAATGAAGGTATATCCTAATTACTGTTCACTGAAAATTCACTATGCACATATCTGAGTTTTCTATTCGGTGGTATTTTTTGATAGAGAACTCCTCTTTTAAACTGGGAGTCCATATGGAAACATAATCCACATACATTTTCTTACATTGGTTTCTGAACATTATATATGATATTTTTGTAAGACAATGCATCCTCCCTGAGGCTCATAGCAGAGTAATCTGGGATATGAAGATTAAGAATGTACTACTGTTATTAAACATTGATATTTACATCAATATGATATGTCAGGGGTAACCAAAGAACTACGGTTCCTTATCTGCTGTTATGAGTATGTTATTTTTCTAATGTGCGTATGTGGAGGTAAACACTATATATCTGTGTCCAAGTAAAGCTTAGTGCCATATCTCTAGGAGTAATGCCACATACCCTGAACAAATCTGCAAAACCTGAGTTGCTTTCAGTGTTTGACTGCAGTTATCGTGTTAAATTATCCTGTTGAAGTACTGTAACACTGTGGAGGAAATAATCCCCATCCAGCACGAGACTGTTGCTGTTTGAACGCTTGCACTGGAAAGGATTCTTGGAGAGTTCGCCGACCGTCTTCCATATTGGACTGATGAGATATTTTCTAACTGAAGTGACTGAGAAACAGTGAGTCATCACTTTAATCCGGGGGGGAACAAAGCAGCTGGGCTTTGTCCAAGGCCTGGATGTACTGATGCCTTAATGCCCTGTTTTCATAAAGGCAGGCACATAAACCCCAGACTGCTCAGTGAACTCCATCACAAGTTCACTGAGTTTTAAACTAACTAACTGTACGGACCTGAAACCTGTGTATGTGTCTATGATGCCCAGAAGCATTCAAAATGCCACCCAGCCTCGCTGACCGACCGAATACCTTTTTAACTGATTGTCCATCTGTATTTTATATGTAAGCTGACTGATATATAACATGACACGTTAAAAGGTACTCAATAATGCATTTTTGTTCACACGGAGGATTGGATGGATGGGTGACGGACAGGCTACAGAAGATGGCACAAAAGTAGTTTAGACATGAAGAAGAGCTGTCCTATAAACTTGTATTTTTTATGGAAGTGGTTAACTGTGGAACTGACTAGAGATAGTTATATATCCAAGCTGTAATTTCAAGTAAATGAAACAAACCCAAGACCTTACTTTAAAGAAGAGAACAAAGCTGCTCTCCCTCATACGGAGTTGTAAATAGAAATGTATTTGAACATAGTATTTACACTATTATAATGTACAGAATTGTATTTATAATGTATCGCAAACTGTTTTAATTGGTACAAAATGTTCTAGAATAGAACATTTACAATCAGCAAACTGTGTTGACTCTTTATTTGACTCATCGTATTTACATATTTTAGTGTGGTTTTATAGTTTGTCTTACTTTTCACTACATGTCTAACTACTAGTCTAAATGCAGTGGTAAGTCATGATAAATGCAGTTTCTTTTCAAATGAACTTTAATCTTACATTTTTGTCATATTCCTAggtcaggggtaggcaaccgGAGGCTCTGGTGCTACACGCAACTCTTCTTTgcctctccagtggctctccGCGGCTCTGACAACAATAATGATATGGGGGGCAtcagtagcgtagtggatagtgccggcgccccatatAGAGAGGCATCGCCTCGCTGAttcgcggccctttgctgcatgtcagtccccactctctctctctgtctccccatttcactatctgtcctgtcaataaaggcaaaaagcccataaaaataatctttaaaaaaaataatgatatggacatacaccgatcagccaaaacattaaaaccactgacaggtgacgtgaacaacattgatcatcttgttacacgggggtttacttggtctgcaatggtgttcAGGTGGGTGCAGCGCATCAGGTAGCATTTatatgaatgccaggacccaaagTTTCCCATTGGaatattgcactgtaacaaaatgatcagtgttattcacttGACCCACCAgaagttttaatgtttttgctgATCGGTGTAAATAACAGttaattttttcacattttaattttaaacaatCATTGCTGTAGGTCTAACATGATCCTGACAATCttcatttgtaaaaatgtttagCCTAtagtcaagtcaactttattcATATAGGGCATTTCATATGGCAAGCGTTAAGATACATCATACAtgacaaacataaaaatatataagatAATTAAGTATTTCATATATAAAAGCAAGCAggacatgataaaaacaaacaaaataagaaggtgatattatcattattcttaaaaaatggggagataataataaaaatattaattccgaaaacaaataaaaatgcacaaaaagtttgtggaaaaaacaaacaattttagTTGGCTTTTAAAAGTGAACACTGCTGTAGCAGACCTCAGTTCATGTGGAAGAAGATTCCAGAGAGTAGGACCATACTGACTAAAAGCACTACGAGCTGACTGAGAGTGGATTTTAGGTACAATGGGTCGACCTTTATTTGATCTAAGGGGTCTCTCTGGTGTGTACTCTGTGAGCATGTCAGCAACATAGGAAGAAGCTAAaccattaaaacatttaaaaacaataagaagtattttaaaatcaattctttgtTTCATTAGGAGCTAGTGAAGAGAAGATAAAATGGGAGTTGTGTggtcagacattttagtttttgttaaaaCTCTGAATAAGCTGGAGCCTATAGACAATAGGCTGTTTAGCcaatacacaaaatatttttttacaaaacatCTTGTCAACTGACGTGTGTCATATATCATACGACCCGgcgccttttcctctaaatttgcTGAACCGTAATAGCTGTGGTTAGTCTTGACTCTCCCTCGCTTGGCTAtctatggattccaaatccaaaaaaaggaTTGTGAAGTTAAAGCACCAAATTATCAGAAATaaaccactgcagagtagctgccttgtggtaaaacatagtAATGAGTGCTCAGTAGGACCTATAAGTAATGTTGATAGGCTTATTAGGACTTCATAGGCTGTGTTAtcttcattatttttcattcttCATTACTTTTATGTCATGGCTCTTTTggtagtaaaggttgctgacccctgaccTAGGTCCTTTCAAAGTGTGGTGTGATGCATCACTAtcctttgttttttgctttagaGCCCATCTTTTCCCGTGATGCAGTATATCTAAGATGTCATTTTAATATACATGACGTGACGCAGCATTCCACACCATGCTACGAttctctaaaacaaaaaaaacaaacaaaaatacccTAATACAACCttgataattaattaatatctAAAGTGAACAGAGAGTAGAAATAGATCTCCAGTAGATCTCCAGTAAAACAGCAATATTGCATATTAAGCAAATAATATCCTACCTTAAATTAAGTTCAAAGAGCGCTTTATAAGTAAATGTACAGAGGTCACCATGGGGTGTGTTGCTTTAGCCAAGCGCTGTACACAACATAAACATCACAGAGGAGTGTGGTTGTTTACTACATCTCTTAGTTTAGATGTTAAGAGTGATGAGTACTCCACATTCTCTATGTGGGGCAAAAAGGTCTCCTGTCAGTGGCAGATTTACGGCTCCGTGGAACTGAACCCGTCTGTGACTGGTGTAAAGTTAAACGACAcaaacatgtaaatatgttaCTCCccgggcggcacggtggtgtggtggttagcactctcgcctcacagcaagagggttgctggttcgatcctgggcgtgggagcccttctgtgcggagtttgcatgttctccccgtgtcagcgtgggttctctccgggcacttcGGCTTcctccaaagacatgcagattggggactaggttaattgataactctaaattgtctgtaggtgtgaatgtgagcgtgaatggttgtttgtctctatgtgtcagccctgtgatagtctggcgacctgtccagggtgtaccctgcctcaagaggatgaagcggttagaagatgaatgaatgaatgaatgttactCCCCACATATGATGTAAGCAACTGCAGGCAGATCACAGACTGTCCTAATACATGAGATGTGCAGCTAAATTGAAAGGCAGGTAGTGTTTCAGATCTTGACCCACTATTTGTAGTGCTTAGACACTGCCAAAATACACAGCCCTTCCAAGTCGTCTCATAATGAGGCCACTGGTGCCTAAGATGTCACATTAGAGttactttaatttaattatagCGCCCCCATGGGGTCAGCTCGTGTATTTTTTCAAAGCGCGTGCTACATTGCTAAACTGACTATTcctgagtcaagtctcaagtcctaaCCTTGtagtttcaagtcctaaacaagtcataatgcactcttcaccaaatgtaatgccattttaacaacagggtaaaagtatataaaaatttacaatttagagttatcaattaacctaatccccaatctgcatgtctttggactgtgggaggaagccggagtgcccggagagaacccacgctgacacggggagaacatgcaaactccgtacagaagggctcccacacccgggatcgaaccgggaaccctcttgctgtgaggcaacagtactaaccaccacaccactatgtcgtaaatgtaaacaaatgttgTTAAATAGTAAATAGAGTACTCTAATGCTGAACATGACATTACCAACCTCAACCAACTTTTACATCCTTGGGCtcggggaaggtatcaagtattttcaagtcaaaaggctcaactcaaagtgaagtcatgagtcaaagtggagttgcaagtcttttttgattatGTCACGTCAAGTCTTAAGTCGTCAAATTTGTTAACTGAatctgactcaagtccaagtgatgtgactcgagtccatacctctgtaaaaaacaagtaTTTGAAATGCAGATTCCAGTGTTTTAGACTCCTAACTTTAAAAGCGATCACCTTtagattattaataataattcagTCAGGAATACTCTTGTAATACATTTAACCATTTATTGCAACACATAAAAATACCTAAAGCAAGACATAAAATACCTTTTTAACCTTTAAGCCAGGTTTCTGAATTAGGAAGGTGGAGGCTGGGCTGGAGGAGGCAAAGTTTTGCCGGCAGCCGCAGTGGTGTGTGGTAGCATTAGTCTAGCAGGGATCGGTGAGTAGGATGTCATATTTAAACGGGCCGCCTTGTTGTGAAAATGGGCTGTGATTGATGTGTGACTGCTTAGAAGCAATGATCCAATCAGCTGGTCACAACTGGGGTCTATGACTAATGCAAAGCTTCATTAATAGGCATTCAGTATTTCCCAACAGAATCTTGTtatatttgaaacagttttttatatttttgtgttcagaaataaaaaggatcaaataattaaaagtaaaatattttttcttcaaaaactgtatttttggcacctgaggcctgtactacgaagcaggatttgaagttagcgaggtaactttgGGGTAAATTTagggttttcagtactacaaagctggttcacTTTTTATCGGGATAAATCACCGTGACAACTTAGGCTGAACAGCTTACCTGCTCTGGAACAGGTTAACTTCAAGGTATCGGATCACAGGCTGTCAACatcctgacctctgaccaatcagatcactgaagaaaaaagcatCCATGGACATAAGTCTGGAGTCTAAGGTCTGGCattaagtgttttatgtgacatcttcagagtagtttcatcatcatccaactaaatagCAAAGAAATACTCTATATTAATGTCACACTAATGGCCCATAGCTCAGTGATACCCACGTATAATTAAGTCTCGGATGACGGTGAATTTTTGGATAGTGTTTTCAATGCTTTTAGATTTTCTATTTCAAGATTACAGATTGTCGTTTCATCCCACGCCACTGACATTTTTCCTGTTGCGTAGTAGCTACCATTTCATCTCATATcatatgaagcagcctacttcattcTTGGTTCTGAAGATGTTGCTCATAATTAACACCcccgcctctttcacatgaatgtGCTCATGGTTGGATAGGaaaacacagagctgactgaactaggtgataaccagctttgttgTACTGGTTATCCAGAAGGCcagtgttagggttagtcaaaccagataacgagaggatatcctgggtaagttgaactggctttgtaGTACATGCCTCTGGTCATAATTAGGGGTGTATTAATAGGGGTGGGGGGCCCCATAGCTGTAAAATCCAGATTCAGCCCTGGTAAGTGATGTGAAACTTTAATGTAGACTGCCCTCACTCTGGGGAAGGCTTGACACTGTATGTTCAAAAACCAATCCATCTAGTCAGAGACTAAACACCATTTTCAAACTTACCTGGACCAACATTTTTCATCTGTAACCAAACTTGGGATTTCTCTCTGCACGTTTTATGCACAGTGCACGCTCGGCCCTGTTTGAGCAGCTGTGCGCCAATAGGCAGCCTGAGCAGGGTGGTGGTGGTCTGGATATGGGTGGAGTTAAGTATCTGTGTCACACACTGACAACTGGGAAACCTCCCCGCACCAAACTAACaggtgtcctcctcctcctcctcctctcctcctcctcctctttcagacCCACAGTCACATCACAGGGGGGGATGCCAGCCCGCGCCGCAGACTCTCTCCCTCAACTCATCTGAACGCTGTTTCTTTACTTTACCTGACCTCACCACTTCCAGGAAATCGCTTTCACATATCCACAAATGATGCACTCGGCACAGAAAGACACCACGTTCACCAAGATCTTTGTAGGAGGTCTTCCTTATCACACAACGGACTCAAGTCTCAGGAAATATTTCGAGGTGTTTGGAGACATCGAGGAGGCTGTTGTCATCACCGATCGGCAGACGGGGAAATCCAGAGGATATGGATTTGTAAGTAGCAACCTGTTACTAAGTTTGAGTTGCCATTTTTAAAGTTGCCTGCGCACGTGCACAGTCTAAGGGTCAATCGATCCAGTATCGACACCTGTAGGCCAAAAGATTGTACCTTTTCCTGCTTTGTGCCACAGAAACATGTCATTTGTAGCAGATATTGGACAATCCAGACTTTGAACCACTTCAAAATCATGTGCTAGTGAATCACCCTCTGTCACATATGACCTCACTACTCCTGGCCCTTCCTAAATATCTTACAAACAAATGAACCATaatttgtgtctgtctctcttactCAATGTAAAATGTGTTGTCTCCTTCAGGTGACCATGGCAGACCGGGCCTCTGCTGACAGAGCCTGCAAGGACCCCAACCCCATAATAGACGGCAGGAAAGCCAATGTGAACCTGGCCTACCTGGGGGCCAAGCCCAGGGTCATACAGCCAGGTGAGGGACTGGACCACAGCTTCATGTCACAACTTCAAGATAACCAAGGTGGCATACAAAGACAGCAGCCTGAATGCATTTACACACATGAACTTGGATGTAGTCTTAATATTTGGATGATGCAAGCTCACTGTAGAGTGTACTTGTATGATTTTCCCTTGGAagcaagggcgtaggtttctTTTTAACAGTAGGGGTGACACTTAAGAAACATGGGGTGCAAATTTCAAGCATGAAATGCTTAATTTCTTGCATTCTGGTGAGTTTTATGCAccagtttgtgccttttctgtgtcaattcatggtgtaaatgtctttaaaagtcCTCATGTTTTAAATTTTGAGGAGGACGcgtcccctgtgtccccctgAAATCTACCCCTATGCCTAGAAGGATCAGAACTCTATCTTCAAAATCATCTCCATTGCATCGTGCAAGTAACTTTAAACTTGTTGAACTCTAACTTTAACAGCTGTCTATTTTCATTCTAGGATTTGCTTTTGGCGTGCCTCAAATCCATCCAGCGTTCATCCAAAGACCTTACGGGTATGTCCAGCTGCATACATGACACTCCTTTCAAAAAATCTGTCTGTATAAAGTGGAAGAAATCTGCTGTTTCCTTTGTATGATCTcattgaatgtgtgtttattgttgtaaaAAAGTGTCATTTATCATTCCCTCCACCTACTATATCCTGAATGGGGACATGTGAGTGTGGATGTGTGCTCCTCTGCTTGGCGTTGACTGTGAAGGAAGTGAACATTTTGTCCCCAGTCACTGCAGGACTTGACTTcatgttgtctgtctctctctgatcTGACAGGGTCGGTAACGGTTAAAATAGCTGATGAGGGGACATGATGATTTGAGGAATAGCTGAGTCTGCATTGGGCAGAGCGCTAAAGTGTTACCTGTATACTCTGACATACACAAACGAACTGAAATGGTGACTAGATGCATGGaagtctttttgttttgttttttattttcacagttttcCATAGTACATAGATTGGTGTGTGCCTTGTTTTCAGTATGATGTGGTGTTCAGCTTAACTGTGTGCTTATTTCTACTTGCAGTGGGGGAGGTGGGGGGTGCAGGAGGTTTTTGTGCACACTTTGTGAGTTTTGTTAGGGAGTTGTAACTCTGCAACGGGGTGTTGattctttttccctttttaataaTTGATTTGTGCTTTAGCCTgtggtttatttttttcctcccagtTTCTTGTTAACATCGAGTTGATCGTGTTTTGTTGTCAAAAGGGGGCTGATGATCACTCACAGTGTGTTAATTTCAACAAATCGATCCCCcgcaacaaaacaaacactgggtTGCATGTGGGAgttctttttctgtttccttACCCAtgatgctgtgttttttttattattaacccATTGCTTTCACTTGTAGCTTACATCTACAGGTACACGATACTGAacgtatttttttcttttgtactttTCTCATCACTCCAGCAGctgtcattttaacaacagttaaAATGTGCAGGGGTAGTGAAAACAAATAGTGTTATCACTACAGAAAACCTCAAGAGATTATGTTTAATTGCTCCCATGTTGGCACTTTATCAGCAAAGCTACAGTTTAATGGACCAAGTTATCTGAAAATGTAGAGGCTACAAATAAAACCTGGatcactgtctgtatttttagaTGTTAAATAACTATAGATTCATCATTTTGCTATGCAAttaaccacaaaaaaacagtctCTTTATATATGTATAGACAGACTCAAATGTTCACTGCACGGTAGGTTGGAGACAGAGATCTTAGCCGGTCTCTTAGGCAGCAGCTGTTGGTTACAGTGATCTCCACAGCCTCTCAAATTCAGATGGAAAATGGGAGTCACTCAGCAGCGCTGTTAATAATGTATGGCACAGACAGGGCCGCTCGACTGCGGACAACAGGTGGGCCGAGCCATGTGCCCATGAAG encodes the following:
- the rbm24b gene encoding RNA-binding protein 24b isoform X1, with the protein product MMHSAQKDTTFTKIFVGGLPYHTTDSSLRKYFEVFGDIEEAVVITDRQTGKSRGYGFVTMADRASADRACKDPNPIIDGRKANVNLAYLGAKPRVIQPGEGLDHSFMSQLQDNQGFAFGVPQIHPAFIQRPYGVPAHYVYPQAFVQPSVVIPHVQPSAATATAAAATSPYLDYTGAAYAQYSAAAATAAAAAAAYEQYPYAASPAPTSYMTTAGYGYAVQQPLATAATPGAAAAAAAFSQYQPQQLQTDRMQ